TAACCCACCCAGTCTCTTGGCATTTATCGGggaaagagaggagaggagaggagagggggactGAGAAGAGCCTGATTTGATTCCTGGTAAGTGGAGCCACTGTTGGGGGGGAAGGGAATCTATGTTGGTTGGTCTCGCCTCTAATGCCGTTTCGTTTGCTTCTCTCTCGCCGTGATCTGGAACAAGCTGAATCCGATCGGCCGATCCTGATCCTGTTCGATCAGACTCGCTCGCTCGATTGACGATTGGGTTGAGTTCATTCATGCCGCTCCGCTCCTTTTCCTTCCGTTGATGTTCTTTCTTCTCTACTAGTACGAATGATCCCTTTTGCTCTGCGAGAAAAGTCGTAGCGATTTCCAACTTCCGTCAGTCAACCTTTTCAGTTATTAAATCCAAGATGTTTTGTTGAGGTTCAAAAGAAGTCTGAAGGAATGAATCGTCAAATGCAGAGTTAGTAGACGCGTTTAATCTGAATATCTGATCGTCCTATTGATCTTTTAACTACAACAGTTTGATCCATTCCCTGTTTCTAGTAGTACTTACTTGGTAAGCTAATTCGTGCGCTTTACCTTTCCGTGGCCCCCCTCATTGACATTACCGAACTCTCTCCTTTTGACTACTTGCTTAGCATTTGAAACATATTACACTGCACCTCCCACTGAGAATGTTACTGTCAGTTCGCGCAAACTACTTTAGAGTTTAGAGTAAAGATTTGTGCTTTCCACCCACGTTCCACGTTTGATAAGCAGGTGAGACTGTCATTTTCGTGATGTCATAGTCATACAGACAGTGGCCGAGCTAGAACCAAAACCCTGTGGCTGTGGGGTCAACTAATCTAAACTTTCTGGCACTTAAAGTATGTACCAAAATAATTAAGAAAAACAGTATTGAATCGGGAAACAGTACTGAATCCAAGATGTTTTGTTGAGAAACTTTGAAAGTAACGATCCGACGTTGTTGTCAAACAGCGCATAGATGATAGTAAAAAGTTCAAAATAGAGGGTTGAAAGAATGGTCATTTATTAGGGAATTCATGGGGTGATAAATACGTCATTTCTGAAATATCAAACTTGTACTACCATATTTGTTTGCATATCTATTTTGTCATTATATACTTTTGTACTTCATTCTTTATAACTTTCTGAAATAAATAACAGAAGCCCAAGTTTATTAATTAGTTTTCGTAGTCTATATTGGCACACTATAATGTCCCCCTATCTCATTTCCCAAGTTTCCGACCTTCTCCTTGCCCTCTGAATTCTTATGGTTGCAAAGGGTGACGGTTTCTCGCCGAAAAAAAGGGTAACGCTTGTGATTATCTCTCACATAAATTATGCATGTTTTCCTTGGGGCAGTTCGTGGTAGCTTCTTGTGCTGCCACCTTCCTTGATGATATCTGAAGATAGACAAGGTAGCCGAATTTGGCTTCCCTTTTCGTCCTTTCTCTTGTCTTGTTTAATATGCCCAGCAACGTTGAGAAAGgtctcatccttagccaatcttgtgGTGTTCTGCACTGACCACTTTGCCCCTTGCTGCATTACATGGCCTCTTTCCTGTGATGCACATGCTGACATCTGTTGCTTCTAGACATGCTCCAAGAATCAGTTTCTTTTTGCCTTTCCATAAATACATCCACATCATTGGCTCTGATATTTTGTCATGCAACAGGGGCAAAGGGAACTACACAGAAGCAGCAATGGATGAAGGGATGGAGCTTAAGGGGTGCGTTTGCCGGATCAAGAGCTGCGCTGGCCAACTTCTGTCGATGGAGGAGGATCTGGTGACTGATCTGGACGATGACTCATGGGACTTGGTCTGGAGGGACCTCCGGCTGAAAGCGACCTTCTTGTACATTGATCTGAGCCGTGTGATCTCCCGAAGTGAGAACGATGAGCGCAGGAAGGCGCTCACCCTTCTCGCCAACAAATTCTTCTACTGCACGGATGAGGTGATTGATTGTTGTCTCCCTTAAATTTCGGTAGATTTTCTTGCAAGCAAACCAAGATGATTTACTTGAAAATACAGCGCACGGCACTTATTTTACCAATTTCTTATTGAGGCACCTGCCAGGTGTGCACTTAAAATTTATTATATTAGGCACACCTATGAGTCAATCTTAGAAAGAAATACGATCTATGTCTCACTACACACATGGTAGTGGTCCTTTTCTTTTGGCAATCATGGTAGTGGTCCAATTGTTTAAGAATTTCCTTCTTATATATCATGTagcaaattcagaaatttttcaatgTGGATGCTGTTTCTGAACTCTGATAACCAGTGTCCATGGGAAGCTAAACTGCTTTAAATTACGCTTGTTTTGGCATGTTTATGTCATATTTACGGACCACTGGTTCCACTGTTAGTAAGTTCTAACTATGAGTAAAAGTACATGAGAATAGTGTTCTTGACTCTTGACTCTTCAGAGTTAAGAGAACCTTCTAAGCCTCGATTTCCCATATCATGAGGTACCAATTAGATCTTCAAGATGTCTCGATCGCAGATCAATGCTTGTGGCCCCTTTACCAAGTTTGTATGGTTCTTCACTCAGATCATGCAATAAATAGTTGTCGATTGCATTTTGTTCAGATCGCTCAACTAGCAATGCGGCAAACTGGTCATGATCAAAACATAAAAAATCTCAAACTTCCGTAGTTGAGTCCTTGCGTGCAGAATTAAGTCGTAGAACGACACAGAAGTGGTCTGTTCAGTTTGTTGTTTACTTTGTGGACGTGTTTGATGCTTTTGACATAAAACTGCTCCTGCACAAATGGCAGCTGGGTGATGCGGTGACGAGCCGAAGCGTCCCCGTCGTGAAGATGTGCTACAACGACACTGCTCAGGCTCTCCGTGAGTTGCTCGCGGCCCTTGCGCCGCCGCAGTAGCATGTTGGGCTCATGCCATGTGGCCCTGTACTGCGATGCGATGCGATGCTGTGAGGCAGGATCAAGCAGACACAGCATTTGCATCTTCTGGATAGCAAGGAAAGGATGGAGTCGTGCCAGAAACTCTTGCAGAGGGATGAGTCTTTATGTAAGGAACGTATGTGCCTGAAACTCACATGGGCATTTTCCAGATGAGCACTGGCTAGAGCACCTGTGTACATACATGGTCCAAATATCTCCGCAGTTGAAGCAGAGCAAGAGAAATAATACCTAGCGTGTGGTTATCTCCAGCAAAGTTTTCTCCTGTTTtgtttctgattttaattatataTGTCCGTGTTTACCTGACGGTAATCGTTGCCAAATTTCATGGAATTTAGCCAGCAGGGATGATAATCATTTGATCATAGCAAGGTTGCTCTAGGTGATGCGCTACTAGTTCGGCCAATTTGACCTCTTAGGCCGCGCGTGGATCGTCGGTTGGGTCCTAAATACCCATGTACTCGGTACAGACCTCGAGTCATCGTTTTTATTCCAGGCGGAAAACACACTACATCCGGTAATATACACCTTTAATTTAAAATCCGGGGTGTGTAAGTTTACACCGATTCCAAGCGGGCCCAAGTTAAAACACTATGTGCGACAGACACTCATCACACACCAATTTGGCGCGACATCATCAAAGGGCTTGACCTTTTCAGGGACACCACCAGGGTTCAACTTGGCAACGGGGCCACAACCTCCTTCTGGCTTGGCTTCGCCCGACCCAAACCTGGAACTAACCCTGCGGCTGTCCCACACAGCAGAATGCGAGCTGAATGATCTATGCAATGTGCTGGCCACCGTAAACGTGAATTCACAGGTGCCGGACTGCAGAACTACAAGGGAAGCAGGCAAGCCACTCACTACTAAACTGGCTTACACGGCGGTTTGGAAGATGAGGCCTGCAGACGCCTTCACCTTGGTCATCTGGAGCAACTACGCCCCGAACAAATGCAGGCTCTTCATCTGGCTTGCCAACAAAGACCGCCTATTTACCAACGTCAGGCGCTTCCGGCGGGGTATCACCACCTCCGATGCTTGCCCCTTCTGCACGCAATGTGAAACTATTGAGCACCTCTTGTTCGAATGCAGACAGCTTCGCCCCCTGTGGGAGGAACTGGATAGCCTTTGCCCGGATGTACCGCATGGGCTCCGCAACGCCTGGGACGGAAACTTCACCAACAAGACAAGGTCAACTGTTCTCATGGCCGTTCTCTGGAACATTTGGCAGAGGACAAACGCCAAAGTTTTCCGGAATCTCCACCTCGATCTACACACGACTGTTGCCAACGCGGCAAATGATCTTCGCCTTTGGTCTCACCGCTGTAAGAACGCCCAGAAACAAATAGTGCTTCGCGACTAGGCCACCATGTTGTTCCACTTAGCTGCGAGATTGTAGCCTCCAGCTCTAtgtaattttctttttttttcggcTCTCTCTCTCCAACCCCCTGCTCTTCTGGCTCTAAACGCTTTGTAACACTTCTTGATGGTCGCAATAAAGAGTTCAGGCAGGCGTAAGCCCGCCGTTGACGCGTCAAAAAAAACACTATGTGCCACCAGGAATGAATGGGAGCCGCGGGCACAACAGAAATGAACAATGTAACAAATAAAGCTTCTATTAGGAGGATTGGATTATATGTCCTTCTGATTTTGGGGTCGATTTTGATACATAATATAAGGTGTCTTAAAAACAATTGAAAAGCTATTAGATGTCTCACTACGCCCTGCACTTAGGGTTCCTCCACGTAGCCGCCTCAGCCCCCCTCCTCTCTTCTGTCCAACGGCATCGTAGAGTGGAGACCTACCCTTTCGTTGTTCTTGGTTTTAGTAGGTCTTTTGTTTTCCCTTAGTTTTTGTCTCCTGGCGGCATTGGCAAGGTGGTGATGGCGCTGGCATGTTAAAATAAGATCTTTCCGGTCTCTTCCTACATCGACGGAGTCTGTTCCGGCGTCGATGAATGGCCTACGAGGGTAGGTGCTGTCAGTCCTATTGGCTCTCTTTGATTCTTGGCAGTAGATGTGTTTGTGAAAATTGTAGGATAGATGAATATTGTGTTGtatgttgtattgatctgaccctcaTATAGGGTATATATAGAATACACGAGGGGGTAGAGGCTTGGAGTACAAGATAAGTAATACATGGTTTAAACCTATCTGATCTACTCCCTATCTCTATCTTTAAACCCAAACTATattctaacattccccctcagtcgtagcgggagtgaaACGAACGTTTGTGACTGGATTTGAAGTATTGTGCTCGCGTCGTCTTCTCCGCTTCACCATCATCACCTGCATCTCTGATGGGTCGACACCTGGGGCGGTGACTgcgtccccttctggtgccttccttgtctctcctctattccctcccgcagtcacagcgggAGAGGCGTGGACGCTAGTGACGACTCAGACGCTGTTGACTGGAGTTATTGCCGATGAGTTGCTGTAGACGTAGCCATTAATGTCTTGGCAGCCGATCATGgtgatgtagccgtggtcgagggtGTGGTCGTCGTAgatgatgaagccgcacaaagccgGAGGCGCAAAAAAAATGCGCTATGATGGAGCTGCAGAGGTGGACGATAcaccttgcggatgtcagagggtgccgtcggcgatgagtccaccggttttgccaagaccgaaggaagcccatcgagcacacatcAGGTTTGCCAGAACCGTGTGGCCGTGTAGGGGTCGTCACTGTAGTGACGTCGTGTCGATGCAGTTGTGTTGTCGtggatgacgcggtcgatgccgtCGTCGTGACGCGGTCATTACCGTCGTCATGGTCGCGTCTTGCAGAAAAATCTGTCAGAGGACGCTAGTTGTCCATCTTGtggacgaggcggcggcgatgTGTCGATGATGATATTAGTGGAGACCAtgttgatgaagaccttgatgacgAAGTGTCGGCGTTGTAGCGGCGTATCAACGATGATGCATCGCTTGGAGGCGTCCCTCGTGGCGACGGGTGTCGATGCCGTGTCGTGTCGAAGAAGTGGATGAAGAATTGCACGCTTTCCACACCGGCCTGACGTGTGGATGGTGCATGTTTCTCGTAGATGTGCTCGACGTAGAATTTCTTTTTCTTTGGCACAATGTAGTCATACAGCTTGGTGTTGATGTTAGAGGTATATAGGTGCAGATTGCTCGGTGAAGATGCAGATCGTTGGctcgagggtggacggcgcgcgtCGCTCGGGTCGGTGAAGATCAGGCGTTGATGTAGAGGATGCGGTCTGCCTGTTCGCGTGGCCGGAGACGATCCTGCATGCAGATAAGAATCCACGCAATGTGGAGCCAGTTTGATCTTGGTCCTGTACATGCAGCGCGCAGTCCCCTGGCCAGCTTGCGTGCCGTGGCTTCTGCTTGGCGACGGCCGCGTATCCATGTACGCTCGCTGGTTCGCTGGCGCTGGGTCACGCCTGGAGTTGTTGGTCCGGTGGGCAGATGGAGTCGGGACGAACGACGTTGACCGGACCATCGCGTCTGCGCGTGTGGATGTACTGTAGATCGGATCGATGAAGCGTTGTCCTTCCGGTGTACGCGCGGTAGGCTGCCGGCTGAAGATGTACTTAGGTTGGCTGGAGGCTTGATGTAGGACTCGTTCATAGCATCTCCGTTACATGCATCAGGCCGGCCGCTGCCTGCTGGATCTCCTGTTTGCCGACTCATTGAGAGAGCCAGTCATGGACGCGCCACGTATTGGTCGGGAGATCGGCGAGACGCCGAGTGTGCGCTGGCTCGTCCGGAGGCACCACGCGAGCCCCAGATTTGCCGGTGGCGCGGGGGGATCATGCTGCAGGCGCGTGGCCACGGAGCTGGAGACGCGCCGGAGTTGATGGTGTGTCGCGCGGCCGCCAGGGATGTCGTCTTTGGACGAGTGCCCCGTTGCTTGGGCGAGATGGCGTGTGCTGGTGGAGTCCCAATCTTGAAGACGGCCGCATGCAGCGGCGCATGGTCGAGCCCACATATGTCGACGAAGATGGCGCTGATGGAAGCTGCCGTCGAAGGAGTCGCTCGGGAAGAGATGCACATCGTCGTCGGAGTCCTGTTGCGCATGAAGTCGATCTAGCTAGATTGGATCCTGCTAGCTGGGCCGGTCGCTGCGGGT
Above is a window of Triticum aestivum cultivar Chinese Spring chromosome 6B, IWGSC CS RefSeq v2.1, whole genome shotgun sequence DNA encoding:
- the LOC123137549 gene encoding photosynthetic NDH subunit of lumenal location 3, chloroplastic, coding for MDEGMELKGCVCRIKSCAGQLLSMEEDLVTDLDDDSWDLVWRDLRLKATFLYIDLSRVISRSENDERRKALTLLANKFFYCTDELGDAVTSRSVPVVKMCYNDTAQALRELLAALAPPQ